The Anaeromicrobium sediminis genome contains the following window.
TAACCATAGATAATAATACTAGATACGGAAGGCTTTTTTATGCAGAGGCAGAAAAAGTAGGGGACCTTCCTAATATGGAGATAAAGGAAGTGGGAGTTTTCCATGAGTTACCTGAAAATCTCACTTATAAAGAAATACAACCTATTATATTTGAAAAATTATTAAATTGGCAAAAAAATATATAAAACAATTATGGTCAGTATCATTTCATGATACTGGCTTTTTTATTGTAAATATTTCAACGGAAAAAATTCTTGTCATACTAAAGGTTATTTTGTCTGCATAAAATGTCTTATTTGAAAGAAAAGTAATTAACTTTAACAGTATAGGACTTTTAATTAAGTTCAGCTTGAACTTTAACTTAATCTTTAAAAACTTAACTTTTTAAGGATAGTACCTAAACTTGAAATTAATGTTTTAAGGTTATGAACTTTATGAAGAATGGGTGCAGACGAGTAATATACTAATTGATAAGAATGAAATTTAAGGAATTATAAAAATATAAGAGATAGATTTTTATGTGGAAGGCTTATAATACAAATATGTTCATTTTTCTACATTGTAACAGGTGTTATCAGGAAAATGAAGAGATGTTTTGTCTAAAACCATATGTTAAAATGAGAAAAAAGCTAAAAAAATCCAATAAACAAAATATTTCCCGAGAAATATATATGAATCCACAAAATAATTCAATGCTATAAACAAAATAAGACAAATAAATGGATGGTTCTAAGAATTTGTATTCAAGGTCAGTTTTATAGTGGAATAATCTATTATAATTTAAAATCTATAGAAAATAATAATAGAAAGTACTTATGGTCCTTAAGAAGCCTTTAATCTTTAGCCAAATTATAGTATCATTTAGAGTAGTGTAAACTATAAAAAAGTTGAGGTATTATATATGGGAAATGATTTTTTGAAGTCTTTGAACTTAGAAGAAAAAACAGAAAATGAAGTGAAATTTTTAAATTCTTTAGTATTGGCCCATATGGGAGATGCAGTATATGAGGTATATATAAGACAATATGTCCTTCATAAATACGGTGGATATGTGAATAACATACATAAAAAATCCACCAAGTTTGTAAAAGCCTCTGCACAAGCTCGTATAGTCCATGGACTTAGTGATGAGTTTTCAGAGGAGGAATGGGGTGTAATAAAGAGGGGAAGAAATAATAAGTCTAGTACGGTTCCTAAAAATGCTAATATTTCAGATTATAAATATGCAACGGGCTTTGAAGCATTAATAGGATATTTATATTTGACAAATAAAAAAGAGCGTATAGAAGAGATTATATTAAAGGGAATTAATATATTAGAAGAGGAACTGGAAGCTAATTAGGTATAAGATAGTCATATGAAGAGGTGGGATAAAGTGAGCAAAAGAGAGAAAATAATGCTATATGTTACAATTCTACTAACTGTTGTACTTGTAGGTAAATCTCTATTTTTCGATGAAGTAAAGGTGAGTGGAGATGAACTTAAAGTAAAGAAATTTGTAGAGTTAGCTGTTAAAGAAAACCCTAAATACAATAACTTCTTTGCAAGAAAGAACATAGTAACTTATAAGGTAACATCCATATCAAAGGTTAGTGAAGAGGGAACATCACATATTGGATATATGGGAAATGATAAATATATAGAAGCTGATGTAGATGGGAAATATAGAGTTAAAGTGACTGGATATTTTCTTAGAATCTTACCGTTTAAAAAATTTAGTGTAGAAAGTAATACAGAATCATAAAGGGGATGAAGTGAAGTGAATGTGAAATTAATCCAATATACTAATGAACCAGAAAAGGTTGTAGCGACAGCAGCTAAATTATGTTACTCTCCTAGTGGTGTAGATGAAATACAAAAGGGATTAGATGATGAAAAAATCGAAAAATTTATTAGTATGCTAATGGGATTAGGTCATGAATCTCCCATTGAACATATAAACTTCACCTTTGCAGCAGAAGGTATAAGTAGAGTTTTAACTCATCAATTAGTTAGACATAGAATTGCTTCTTATTCCCAACAATCTCAAAGGTATGTAAAGTTAGACCAGTTTGAGTACATAATTCCACCAAGTATAAAAGGAATAAAAGAGGCTGAAGATAAGTTTATAAAAGCTATGGAAGAAGATCAAAAGACATATGATGAATTAGTTGGGATTTTGCAAAAAAAACATATGGATAAATTTTTGAAAGATGGTATAAGCGAGAAAAAGGCCAAGAGTATGGCAGAAAAAAAAGCTATAGAAGACAGTAGATATGTATTTCCAAATGCCTGTGAAACTAAGATTGTATTTACTATGAATGCTAGAACTTTAATGAATTTTTTCCATCATAGATGTTGTGAAAGAGCACAATGGGAAATCCGTGAAATGGCAACAAGAATGTTAATGGAAGTTAGAAAAGCAGCCCCTAATATATTTAAATATGCAGGTCCAAACTGTTTAAAGGGAACTTGTCCAGAAGGTGCCATGACCTGTGGAAATATAAAGGCTGTAATAGAGAAGTTTAAAAATATATAAAGAGGTGTGAAATGAGTAATATAGATAAAATTGAAGGTAGAAATCCTATAATAGAAGCATTGAAATCAAATAGGGAAATAGATAAGATAGTTGTAGCAAAAGGATCAGAAAGTGGATCTATGAAAAAGATAATGGCCATGGCCAAAGAAAAGGGTATAGCCATATCATTTGCTGAAAGAAAGAAATTAGATCAAATATCAGAATCACATAATCATCAAGGGGTTATAGCTTATGTAGCAGCTCATACCTATGTGGATATAGATACTATACTAGATAAAGCGAAAGAATTAGGTGAAGAACCATTTATTATAATATTAGATGAAATTACAGATCCTCATAATTTAGGTTCCATAATGAGGACTGCAGATGCAGCAGGAGCCCACGGTGTTATAATTCCAAAGAGAAGGTCCGTAGGATTGACGTCTATTGTGGCAAAGACCTCTGCTGGAGCTATAGAGTATGTTCCCGTATCTAAAGTTTCTAACATAGCATCTACTATAGATTACTTAAAAGACAAGGGCCTTTGGATAGCTGGAGCTGACATGAAAGGTGAAGTTTCATATAAACAAAATTTAAAGGGAAGTATAGGCCTTGTTATAGGTAGTGAAGGAAAGGGTATATCTAGATTAGTGAAAGAAAAATGCGATTTCCTAGTAAAATTACCAATGAAGGGACAAGTATCATCTTTAAATGCATCTGTGGCTGCCAGTGTATTAATGTATGAAGTTGTAAGGCAGAGAGAATTTACGAAATAGGGTGGTAAATTTGGGAAAATACTTGTTGGTAGATGGTTATAACATAATAAATGCATGGCCTAGACTTAAGAAGATAGGTGCCACTAACTTAGAAGAAGCAAGGGAAAAACTTATTGAAGATATAGTTGAGTATAAGCATTATACAGGGGAAACAGTAACAATAGTCTTTGATGCCCATTTGGTGAAAAAAAGTAGAATGAAGAAAATTAATATAAAGGGTGTCTCTATAATATTTACTAAAGAACATGAAACGGCAGATTCTTACATTGAAAAAAGAGTAGAAGAGTTAACTAAAAATAGGAAGAATCAAGTTAGGGTTGCCACATCAGACTGGGCCGAACAACAGGTGGTCTTAGGCAGTGGTGCCACTAGAATATCCGCAAGGGAACTCAATATA
Protein-coding sequences here:
- the rlmB gene encoding 23S rRNA (guanosine(2251)-2'-O)-methyltransferase RlmB yields the protein MSNIDKIEGRNPIIEALKSNREIDKIVVAKGSESGSMKKIMAMAKEKGIAISFAERKKLDQISESHNHQGVIAYVAAHTYVDIDTILDKAKELGEEPFIIILDEITDPHNLGSIMRTADAAGAHGVIIPKRRSVGLTSIVAKTSAGAIEYVPVSKVSNIASTIDYLKDKGLWIAGADMKGEVSYKQNLKGSIGLVIGSEGKGISRLVKEKCDFLVKLPMKGQVSSLNASVAASVLMYEVVRQREFTK
- a CDS encoding Mini-ribonuclease 3; protein product: MGNDFLKSLNLEEKTENEVKFLNSLVLAHMGDAVYEVYIRQYVLHKYGGYVNNIHKKSTKFVKASAQARIVHGLSDEFSEEEWGVIKRGRNNKSSTVPKNANISDYKYATGFEALIGYLYLTNKKERIEEIILKGINILEEELEAN
- a CDS encoding NYN domain-containing protein; the encoded protein is MVNLGKYLLVDGYNIINAWPRLKKIGATNLEEAREKLIEDIVEYKHYTGETVTIVFDAHLVKKSRMKKINIKGVSIIFTKEHETADSYIEKRVEELTKNRKNQVRVATSDWAEQQVVLGSGATRISARELNIEMDQVKKKIRIKTEETKKIRSTLEERIDSEIVEKLEKWRRSQGLS
- the thyX gene encoding FAD-dependent thymidylate synthase — protein: MNVKLIQYTNEPEKVVATAAKLCYSPSGVDEIQKGLDDEKIEKFISMLMGLGHESPIEHINFTFAAEGISRVLTHQLVRHRIASYSQQSQRYVKLDQFEYIIPPSIKGIKEAEDKFIKAMEEDQKTYDELVGILQKKHMDKFLKDGISEKKAKSMAEKKAIEDSRYVFPNACETKIVFTMNARTLMNFFHHRCCERAQWEIREMATRMLMEVRKAAPNIFKYAGPNCLKGTCPEGAMTCGNIKAVIEKFKNI